One genomic window of Paenibacillus xylanilyticus includes the following:
- a CDS encoding FHA domain-containing protein translates to MRETAKIVIRTPGQESDGSFAYVSQGRSITVGRYTGGGESDLSVYNQLISKRHCRIHYDAQRQLWVEDLDSKNGTELNGQRLVPYEKYPFAEGDILTMVNGLIQLRTEGDLEETREYRISDLLGEGVRVHDHLQTVQIGEVEIPLSKKEFQLFKLLYSQLDHFVTREQIVGQVWPERSMLESDSVGIDEINSLIYRTNRKLGDHFTIKSVYKKGVYMKSHVPGVMGGMM, encoded by the coding sequence ATGCGGGAGACGGCAAAAATCGTCATTCGTACACCTGGGCAGGAGAGCGATGGCTCATTTGCTTACGTAAGCCAGGGACGTTCCATCACGGTGGGACGTTATACGGGCGGCGGTGAATCGGACTTGTCCGTGTATAATCAATTGATATCGAAGCGGCACTGCCGCATACATTATGATGCACAGCGTCAGCTGTGGGTGGAGGATCTGGATAGCAAAAATGGTACCGAATTGAACGGGCAGCGGCTTGTTCCCTATGAGAAATACCCGTTTGCCGAAGGAGACATTCTGACCATGGTCAACGGTTTGATCCAGCTTCGGACGGAGGGTGATCTCGAAGAAACACGCGAATACCGCATATCCGATCTGCTGGGTGAGGGAGTCCGGGTGCATGATCACCTGCAGACGGTACAGATTGGCGAGGTGGAAATTCCGCTGTCGAAGAAGGAGTTCCAGCTGTTCAAGCTGCTGTACAGTCAACTGGATCATTTTGTGACGAGAGAGCAGATCGTTGGCCAGGTATGGCCTGAACGAAGCATGCTGGAGAGCGATTCGGTAGGAATCGATGAGATCAACTCGCTGATCTATCGGACCAATCGCAAGTTAGGTGACCATTTTACGATTAAGTCCGTTTATAAAAAGGGTGTATACATGAAATCACATGTGCCTGGCGTTATGGGTGGCATGATGTAA